One window from the genome of Elaeis guineensis isolate ETL-2024a chromosome 5, EG11, whole genome shotgun sequence encodes:
- the LOC105033348 gene encoding WAT1-related protein At5g07050 translates to MGIMGCCSDFLQRVKPYVAMISLQFGYAGMNIISKVSLNHGMSHYVLVVYRHAFATLSIAPFALILERKVRPKITFSIFVQIFVLGLLGPVIDQNFYYAGLKFTSPTFSCAMSNILPAMTFVMAVLCRMEKVDLKKIRCQAKVVGTVVTVAGAMLMTLYKGPIMEMVWTKHVHPHRSSAPETTDSSDKDWLKGSMFLIVATLAWAALFVLQAVTLKQYSAQLSLTTLICFMGTLQAIAVTLVMEHKPSAWSIGWDMNLLAAAYAGIVTSSIAYYVQGLVIQSRGPVFASAFSPLMMIIVAIMGSFILAENIYLGGVLGAVLIVVGLYSVLWGKYKEHKENKKSKVMSLPLTLKNSEGNGEGMDIKDEDEKGKKANSMNLSTSDDRSTIKVRFPIPEIPMKVEAPNA, encoded by the exons ATGGGCATCATGGGATGCTGCAGTGATTTCCTTCAGAGGGTCAAGCCCTATGTCGCCATGATCTCACTCCAATTTGGCTATGCGGGCATGAACATCATCTCTAAGGTCTCCCTCAACCATGGCATGAGCCATTACGTCCTTGTCGTATACCGCCATGCCTTTGCTACGCTCTCCATTGCTCCATTTGCGCTCATCCTCGAGCG GAAGGTTCGTCCCAAGATCACGTTCTCAATATTCGTGCAGATATTTGTGTTGGGACTGCTTGG GCCTGTTATAGATCAAAACTTCTACTATGCGGGTTTGAAATTTACCTCCCCAACCTTCTCCTGTGCCATGAGCAACATCCTACCTGCTATGACCTTTGTGATGGCAGTTTTATGCAG GATGGAGAAGGTGGATCTTAAGAAGATTAGATGCCAAGCCAAGGTGGTGGGGACTGTGGTGACTGTGGCCGGAGCCATGTTGATGACCCTCTACAAAGGACCTATCATGGAGATGGTGTGGACCAAGCATGTCCATCCTCACAGATCCAGTGCACCAGAAACCACAGATTCAAGCGACAAGGATTGGCTTAAGGGCTCTATGTTCCTTATTGTAGCTACCTTAGCTTGGGCCGCTCTCTTTGTCCTCCAG GCAGTGACACTTAAACAATATTCGGCTCAGCTCTCTCTCACAACATTGATCTGCTTTATGGGAACCCTGCAAGCAATTGCTGTGACACTTGTAATGGAGCACAAGCCTTCTGCTTGGAGCATTGGCTGGGATATGAACCTCCTTGCGGCTGCTTATGCT GGGATCGTCACATCTAGCATTGCATACTATGTCCAGGGACTAGTGATACAGAGCAGAGGGCCAGTCTTTGCCTCGGCCTTTAGTCCTCTAATGATGATCATAGTTGCCATCATGGGATCTTTCATCCTTGCAGAAAATATCTACCTGGGAGG AGTTCTTGGCGCAGTTTTGATTGTTGTAGGCCTATACTCAGTTCTCTGGGGAAAATACAAGGAGCACAAGGAGAACAAGAAGAGTAAAGTCATGTCTCTTCCCTTAACTTTGAAAAACAGCGAAGGAAATGGGGAGGGCATGGATATAAAAGACGAGGATGAGAAGGGAAAGAAAGCCAATAGCATGAATTTGTCCACCTCCGATGACCGGTCAACTATAAAAGTTAGATTCCCAATTCCAGAAATTCCCATGAAGGTGGAAGCACCAAACGCCTAA